In Sphingobium sp. Z007, one DNA window encodes the following:
- a CDS encoding DUF2958 domain-containing protein: protein MDWLSVFTPEAAQQLILNHKEQLPLKGTSRERDFEPVCKLFLPWAAATWLLTEMDDDGLAFGLADLGFGTPEIGYLSLDEIYAVQGPGGLRVEQDRHWTAKHTLSQYAAKARSKGRIG from the coding sequence ATGGACTGGTTATCGGTTTTCACCCCAGAGGCTGCTCAGCAGCTTATCCTCAATCACAAAGAGCAGTTGCCGCTCAAAGGGACTAGCCGGGAACGGGATTTTGAACCCGTATGCAAACTCTTCCTGCCTTGGGCAGCAGCGACATGGCTGCTGACCGAAATGGACGACGACGGCCTTGCGTTCGGGCTGGCGGATCTAGGATTTGGGACGCCGGAAATTGGGTATCTATCGCTCGATGAGATATACGCTGTGCAGGGGCCAGGAGGGCTTCGTGTGGAGCAAGATCGGCACTGGACGGCAAAGCACACCCTATCCCAATATGCTGCTAAGGCCCGCTCGAAGGGGCGCATAGGCTAA
- a CDS encoding site-specific integrase: MRATVLEQEQFDKVLSYTDTMNRAPMYRFMVTLSMKLGLRPIELANMETSWFIGDELQIPHGKSKRGKARTLPVNDDILTQLHNLMGRSKGRVFCNARGDAFTANGISEAMRRLYRLAGVAGSCYSGRRTAATNMVDRGVNIRIVQEFLGHANLATTAAYCAVTPKMLRNAVFS; encoded by the coding sequence ATGCGTGCAACAGTTTTAGAACAAGAACAGTTCGATAAAGTTCTCAGTTATACCGACACAATGAACCGCGCTCCGATGTATCGGTTTATGGTGACGCTCTCGATGAAGCTGGGGCTGCGTCCTATCGAATTAGCAAACATGGAAACAAGCTGGTTCATCGGTGATGAACTGCAAATTCCCCATGGCAAGTCCAAGCGAGGTAAGGCTCGCACACTGCCTGTCAACGATGATATTCTTACCCAATTGCACAACCTCATGGGGCGCAGCAAGGGCAGGGTGTTCTGCAATGCGCGTGGCGATGCGTTTACAGCTAACGGGATCAGCGAAGCTATGCGGCGGCTCTACAGGCTGGCAGGTGTGGCCGGTAGCTGCTATTCTGGTCGTCGGACAGCAGCAACAAACATGGTTGATCGAGGTGTTAACATCAGGATCGTTCAAGAGTTTTTAGGGCATGCCAACCTAGCAACCACTGCGGCCTATTGCGCGGTCACTCCTAAGATGCTGAGGAACGCAGTTTTCTCATAA
- a CDS encoding DNA methyltransferase translates to MQPHEFIKKWTNSKLKESASAQSHFNDLCDLLEIEKPADADPHGIWFTFEKGAKKTGGGDGWADVWRRGSFAWEYKGKNKDLDRALAQLLQYSSALENPPLLIVSDMFHIRIHTNWTNTVQQVHAFTIDDLVNAKTRDLLRNAFLDPEALKPTKTRQALTEDAAEEFVQLAQRLRDRGHDPHVVAHFVNRLVFCMFAEDVRLLPDHMFTKMLTASKMRPDRFEGNAQKLFRAMASGGDIDFTPISWFNGGLFEDDTSLPLNRDDIDNLIAAADLDWSEIDPSILGTLFERGLDPSKRSQLGAHYTDRDKIMQIVQPVVIAPLEAEWAVIRERIDHQMAKVAEAKARVPEKQSDARKVYNAARRAEELAYRNASELHNGFIDRLRSFRVLDPACGSGNFLYLSLLSLKDIEHRANLDAEMLGLGRPAPAVGPECVLGIELNGYAAELARVSVWIGEIQWMRRNGFDAAKNPILRNLDTIQNRDAVLNADGSRAKWPKADVVVGNPPFLGDKRMKSVLGADYTAQLRKAYSKDLAGRSDLVCYWFANALRAISNGKLERAGLVSTNSIRQTSNRGILERISTKSEIFNAWADEPWVVEGAAVRVSLVCFGTGAGDTKKLNGKTIEIIHADLTGGEGTRDMSAIKALVENGGIAFQGIKRVGQFEIPREQAIEWINAPLNPNGRSNFDVLKPWASGFDVVRRPQDYWIVDFGWDTPKKQAALYELPFKHLDTVVRPERHGKREARANEMWWIYYWPRPDLRKRLQTVRRYAARPSVAKHHIFRWFHSSIIPDGALAVIAKDDDVTFGIIQSYFHKVWALSRGSTLEDRPAYTPSTTFETYPFPVGLTPDVDPKSYQKNAIAMKIAEAAKQLNGWREDWLNPADLVRRKKEIVEGLPDRLIPVNDAAANALKKRTLTNLYNDNPTWLQEAHAELDEAVAEAYGWGDDWRAGILDDDEVLHRLFVLHQSRK, encoded by the coding sequence ATGCAGCCTCATGAATTCATCAAAAAGTGGACAAACTCCAAACTCAAGGAGTCTGCGTCCGCACAGAGCCATTTCAACGATCTTTGCGATCTCCTAGAAATCGAGAAGCCTGCAGATGCTGATCCGCATGGAATATGGTTCACATTCGAGAAGGGCGCAAAGAAGACCGGTGGCGGGGATGGTTGGGCTGACGTCTGGCGGCGAGGCTCGTTCGCTTGGGAATATAAAGGCAAAAATAAGGACCTAGATCGGGCGCTCGCCCAGCTGCTGCAATACTCGAGCGCGTTAGAGAATCCGCCGCTGCTAATTGTCTCAGATATGTTTCATATCCGAATTCATACCAATTGGACCAACACTGTTCAGCAGGTTCACGCGTTCACGATCGACGATCTTGTAAATGCCAAAACGCGTGACTTATTGCGGAATGCGTTTCTTGATCCTGAAGCATTAAAGCCGACCAAAACTCGGCAGGCATTAACTGAGGATGCGGCAGAAGAGTTTGTTCAATTGGCCCAACGGTTGCGTGATCGGGGGCATGATCCTCACGTCGTGGCGCACTTCGTCAATAGGCTGGTCTTTTGCATGTTCGCGGAGGACGTGCGTCTTCTTCCCGACCATATGTTCACAAAAATGCTTACCGCCAGCAAAATGCGCCCTGATCGTTTTGAAGGCAACGCACAGAAGTTGTTCCGGGCGATGGCATCGGGCGGCGATATCGATTTTACCCCCATTAGCTGGTTTAACGGGGGGCTTTTTGAAGACGATACATCGCTCCCGTTAAATCGAGACGACATCGATAATTTGATAGCCGCTGCGGATTTGGATTGGTCCGAAATAGACCCCTCAATCCTTGGAACGCTGTTCGAACGCGGGCTTGATCCATCGAAACGAAGCCAACTGGGCGCGCATTACACTGACCGTGATAAAATAATGCAGATTGTTCAACCAGTAGTGATCGCGCCTCTAGAAGCTGAATGGGCGGTTATCCGCGAGCGGATTGACCATCAGATGGCTAAAGTAGCAGAGGCGAAGGCCCGCGTTCCCGAGAAGCAGAGTGACGCCCGAAAAGTCTATAACGCTGCGCGTCGTGCGGAAGAACTAGCTTATAGAAATGCGAGTGAACTTCATAATGGCTTTATCGACAGGCTACGCTCATTCCGGGTTCTTGATCCAGCGTGCGGGTCGGGCAACTTCCTGTATCTGTCGCTGTTGTCGTTAAAGGACATCGAACATCGGGCTAATCTGGACGCTGAAATGCTAGGGCTTGGCCGACCCGCTCCGGCGGTTGGTCCGGAATGTGTCCTAGGTATCGAATTAAATGGCTACGCTGCTGAACTCGCCCGTGTGTCTGTTTGGATTGGGGAAATCCAGTGGATGCGGCGGAACGGATTTGACGCTGCTAAAAACCCTATTCTCCGCAACCTAGATACCATCCAGAATCGAGATGCTGTCCTCAATGCGGATGGTAGTCGAGCGAAATGGCCGAAGGCAGATGTGGTCGTAGGAAATCCGCCGTTTCTCGGTGACAAGCGTATGAAATCCGTCTTGGGGGCTGATTACACCGCTCAGCTTCGCAAGGCGTATTCAAAAGACCTCGCCGGACGTAGCGATTTAGTGTGCTATTGGTTTGCGAACGCGTTGCGGGCGATCTCAAACGGCAAGTTGGAGCGGGCTGGCTTAGTTTCAACAAATTCAATCCGGCAAACCAGCAACCGAGGGATTCTGGAGCGTATCTCTACGAAATCGGAGATTTTCAATGCTTGGGCCGACGAACCGTGGGTTGTTGAGGGTGCCGCAGTCCGAGTGTCGCTGGTCTGTTTCGGCACCGGGGCTGGGGATACGAAGAAGCTAAACGGCAAAACGATCGAAATCATTCATGCTGATCTTACCGGGGGAGAGGGCACCCGCGACATGAGCGCCATTAAGGCCCTTGTAGAGAATGGGGGCATCGCTTTTCAGGGTATCAAGCGTGTCGGACAGTTCGAAATTCCTCGCGAGCAAGCGATAGAGTGGATTAACGCACCGCTGAATCCAAACGGGCGATCGAACTTCGATGTTCTCAAGCCATGGGCCAGTGGGTTCGATGTCGTGCGGCGGCCGCAGGATTACTGGATTGTCGACTTCGGCTGGGACACCCCAAAGAAGCAAGCGGCTCTTTACGAGCTACCGTTCAAACATCTGGATACCGTAGTCAGACCTGAGCGCCACGGGAAACGTGAGGCTAGGGCAAACGAGATGTGGTGGATATACTATTGGCCGCGTCCCGATCTTCGTAAGCGATTGCAGACCGTCCGGCGATATGCAGCGCGTCCAAGCGTTGCTAAACATCATATATTTCGGTGGTTCCACTCATCCATCATCCCCGATGGCGCACTGGCTGTGATCGCCAAGGATGATGATGTCACGTTCGGGATAATCCAGTCATATTTCCACAAGGTATGGGCGCTTTCGCGTGGTTCCACTTTAGAGGACCGACCGGCCTACACGCCGTCTACGACATTTGAGACATATCCTTTTCCGGTCGGGCTGACTCCCGACGTTGATCCGAAAAGCTACCAGAAAAATGCAATAGCTATGAAGATCGCGGAAGCCGCAAAGCAGTTAAACGGCTGGCGAGAGGATTGGCTCAATCCTGCAGATCTGGTTCGTCGGAAGAAGGAAATTGTCGAAGGTCTTCCTGATAGACTGATCCCTGTAAATGATGCAGCGGCTAACGCCCTAAAAAAACGCACCCTCACAAACCTTTACAATGACAATCCTACATGGCTCCAAGAAGCACATGCAGAACTAGATGAGGCGGTAGCGGAAGCCTACGGCTGGGGAGATGACTGGCGCGCTGGCATTTTGGATGATGATGAGGTTTTGCATCGGCTATTTGTTTTGCATCAATCTCGGAAATAA
- a CDS encoding P-loop NTPase fold protein has protein sequence MSDESLTPDTIWEHDLFNRRDEAELLIGYLESVAYRPNIREDKQGFTLAVDARYGEGKTFFLRRFAEHLAINHPVAFVDAWADDLADEPLTALAATLKKALDPLFGKAGGVEDKFNAAMEKAGQIAKIVGGGLLKKGAALLITAGAADAAAEVLAGAGEEVKDALKDGIKDSGKDAVEIADKVFTSVAPRKLMNDRIKRFEDGQAAIADLKDSLASLVAALDGQSLQAPIYIVIDELDRCRPTYAIKLLEEIKHLFDVPGLVFVLGLHGEQLAHSVSGAYGATFDGQSYLRRFFNRQYALAEPELGTLLQKLCENAGILEGPFTYTPITTAETEIQTVTLPQILSVYMSAYGLPARSAFEVVDILQTSAVVANQRGSLHLNYLLPLIFGHIYGLPSGEIAKVKENCRFLAYIDTDHFGRNGREVSFDAVAELYRKASLMDYNALTAAQNVDKPNLGVKAVAYGRQNFDREKNLWSVDNYPKLIKTVARFKNPSFDA, from the coding sequence ATGAGCGATGAAAGCCTGACGCCGGATACCATTTGGGAACACGATCTATTCAATCGTCGAGATGAAGCCGAATTGCTCATCGGCTATCTCGAAAGCGTCGCCTATCGCCCAAATATCCGCGAGGATAAGCAGGGTTTCACGCTTGCAGTCGATGCCCGCTATGGGGAAGGTAAGACATTCTTTTTAAGACGGTTTGCTGAGCATTTGGCAATCAATCACCCTGTCGCATTTGTCGATGCTTGGGCAGATGACCTCGCTGATGAGCCTCTGACCGCACTTGCCGCAACGCTTAAGAAGGCTCTCGATCCTCTATTCGGTAAAGCCGGTGGCGTTGAAGATAAGTTCAATGCGGCCATGGAAAAGGCTGGTCAGATTGCCAAGATCGTCGGCGGGGGATTGCTCAAGAAAGGAGCCGCACTCCTTATCACTGCTGGCGCTGCTGATGCTGCCGCTGAGGTTTTGGCGGGTGCTGGCGAGGAGGTGAAAGACGCGCTGAAGGACGGCATCAAGGATTCCGGGAAAGATGCTGTTGAGATAGCCGACAAAGTGTTCACAAGCGTCGCGCCCCGCAAACTAATGAACGATCGCATCAAGCGGTTTGAAGATGGGCAAGCTGCGATTGCGGATTTGAAAGATAGCCTTGCTTCTCTCGTTGCTGCACTTGATGGGCAATCCCTTCAAGCGCCGATTTATATTGTGATTGATGAACTGGATCGGTGCCGACCGACATATGCGATTAAGTTGCTAGAGGAGATCAAGCATCTATTCGACGTGCCAGGGTTGGTGTTCGTTCTCGGTCTTCACGGCGAGCAATTGGCTCATTCTGTTTCTGGCGCATACGGGGCGACTTTCGATGGCCAGTCGTATTTACGTCGCTTTTTCAACCGCCAGTATGCTTTGGCTGAACCGGAGTTAGGAACACTTCTTCAAAAGCTGTGTGAAAATGCAGGCATTCTCGAAGGGCCGTTCACCTATACCCCTATCACCACTGCGGAAACTGAAATTCAGACGGTCACACTCCCTCAGATTCTGTCCGTGTATATGTCAGCATATGGGCTTCCGGCTAGGTCGGCGTTCGAGGTCGTAGACATACTCCAAACGTCCGCCGTCGTTGCTAATCAACGTGGATCATTACACCTCAATTACCTGCTGCCGTTGATCTTCGGCCATATTTACGGCTTACCGTCAGGCGAAATTGCTAAGGTGAAGGAGAACTGTCGATTCCTTGCATATATTGATACTGACCATTTTGGACGGAATGGCAGGGAGGTGTCGTTCGATGCTGTTGCTGAACTATATCGGAAAGCCAGCTTGATGGACTACAACGCGCTGACGGCAGCCCAGAACGTAGATAAGCCCAACCTCGGAGTTAAAGCTGTCGCCTACGGTAGGCAGAATTTCGACCGAGAGAAAAATCTCTGGTCCGTCGATAATTATCCGAAACTGATTAAGACCGTTGCACGTTTCAAAAATCCCAGCTTCGATGCCTAG
- a CDS encoding SLATT domain-containing protein, whose amino-acid sequence MDKDQLLRSIAETGYNVGFGARKTFATFDIVEKAPGWIGIGSFAAGIFALFVERLADKVPSAILLIVGVAALYVGFYRSSEYEATAKKLLGLHNQLRHLYRSVQSGADVPSSQQKLSDMENEYYAVTVSKQVFLSDWYAHYKFFAQSQIDWMDEQLHFRWWKDKIPLSAKVVIVGSVVALVVWLLRVGLRTMVC is encoded by the coding sequence ATGGATAAAGATCAACTCCTGCGTTCGATCGCTGAAACTGGATACAACGTGGGATTTGGCGCGCGGAAGACATTCGCCACGTTCGATATTGTGGAAAAGGCGCCCGGTTGGATCGGCATTGGCTCATTCGCAGCGGGCATTTTCGCGCTGTTTGTCGAGCGACTGGCGGATAAAGTGCCATCTGCCATACTTTTGATAGTTGGTGTAGCGGCGCTCTATGTGGGTTTCTATCGGTCGTCCGAGTATGAGGCTACGGCAAAGAAACTGCTAGGCCTCCATAACCAACTGCGTCACCTCTATAGAAGTGTTCAGTCAGGAGCAGATGTCCCTTCATCACAGCAAAAGCTGTCTGATATGGAGAACGAGTATTATGCGGTCACTGTCAGCAAGCAGGTGTTTTTAAGCGACTGGTATGCCCACTACAAGTTCTTTGCTCAATCGCAGATCGATTGGATGGATGAGCAGCTTCACTTTAGGTGGTGGAAAGACAAGATACCGCTCTCGGCCAAAGTGGTGATCGTGGGATCGGTGGTTGCACTTGTGGTCTGGCTATTGCGGGTCGGCTTACGCACAATGGTTTGCTGA
- a CDS encoding nucleotidyltransferase, whose amino-acid sequence MCDAGEASISRTEDFKTLFANIAIDNADTISKRYGEVTRALNLEFRDTESRTANSLQVGSYGRWTAIKGISDLDMLYIMPKRCWNDYKDGGQYKLLRKAADAILERYPDTEVYPDTLVVVIQYTNFKIEVQPVFAEDDGSYTYPYTKNGGSWRTTKPQAELNTTSSVDSDKNGNLRRLAKMTRAWKNKHGVAMGGLLIDTLAHNFLKSNSDYDKTMFGSCGQMMRDFLSYLTDQPKQDRYAALGSGQHVKVHKRFQGKAKKGLELADKALEAGEEAKANNRWRKLFGRGYPAAQAEVKKAYIVEAGYQARNTEEFIEDRFPVDIRYALRLDCEVSQHGFRTIHIRAASRMLGIKRLNVFKSKSLHFHIADHNIEGIFHVYWKVLNRGPMAIERDMIRGQIDKDSGSKTKHETSSFRGEHVVDCYAVQHGVVVAKDRIHVPILDQSES is encoded by the coding sequence TTGTGTGATGCCGGGGAGGCCAGCATTAGTAGGACCGAAGATTTCAAGACGCTTTTCGCAAATATCGCGATCGATAATGCGGACACCATTTCAAAGCGTTATGGGGAGGTGACGCGGGCGCTGAACTTGGAGTTCCGCGATACAGAATCTCGAACCGCGAATAGCCTTCAAGTCGGTTCTTACGGTCGATGGACTGCTATCAAAGGCATTTCCGATCTTGATATGCTATACATTATGCCCAAGCGGTGCTGGAATGATTACAAGGACGGCGGGCAATATAAGCTACTTCGTAAAGCTGCGGACGCAATTCTGGAGCGATACCCCGATACGGAGGTTTACCCAGACACTCTCGTTGTCGTGATCCAATACACTAATTTCAAAATAGAGGTTCAGCCTGTCTTTGCCGAGGATGATGGCAGCTACACCTACCCATACACCAAAAATGGTGGATCATGGCGCACTACGAAACCTCAGGCTGAACTCAATACTACGTCATCTGTCGATTCCGACAAAAACGGGAATCTGCGACGTTTGGCGAAAATGACCCGTGCTTGGAAGAACAAGCATGGCGTAGCTATGGGCGGGCTGCTGATCGACACTCTGGCGCATAACTTCCTGAAATCGAACTCTGATTATGACAAGACGATGTTCGGCTCATGCGGTCAGATGATGCGGGATTTTCTCAGCTATCTGACGGACCAGCCCAAGCAAGACAGATACGCAGCGCTCGGCAGCGGCCAGCATGTAAAAGTGCATAAGCGGTTTCAAGGAAAGGCCAAAAAGGGGCTGGAACTTGCTGACAAGGCGCTGGAAGCAGGAGAGGAAGCCAAGGCCAATAATCGTTGGCGGAAGCTGTTTGGTCGAGGGTATCCTGCTGCCCAAGCAGAGGTCAAAAAAGCCTACATTGTGGAGGCTGGCTACCAAGCCCGTAACACCGAAGAATTCATTGAAGACCGGTTTCCCGTCGACATCCGTTACGCTCTTAGGCTGGATTGCGAAGTGTCGCAGCATGGCTTCCGAACAATTCATATCCGCGCGGCAAGTAGGATGCTCGGTATCAAGCGGCTCAACGTCTTTAAAAGCAAGTCGCTTCATTTTCACATAGCTGACCACAATATCGAAGGTATTTTCCACGTTTATTGGAAGGTGTTAAACCGTGGGCCAATGGCGATCGAGAGGGATATGATCCGGGGGCAAATCGATAAGGACAGCGGTTCAAAGACGAAGCACGAAACGTCCAGTTTCAGGGGCGAGCACGTCGTGGACTGCTACGCCGTCCAGCATGGAGTGGTTGTTGCCAAAGATCGCATCCACGTTCCAATCCTCGACCAGAGTGAAAGCTGA
- a CDS encoding terminase large subunit domain-containing protein, which yields MGRGAGKTHAASTNCNLLAEYVFPGGYGILVGPTFKHVRDTMILGPSGLINTARPDFVPHFKPHDAAVIWPNGTRATIYTADDPQGIRGPSLNFGWGDELTLWRNERTFDNLFRAVREKHEHGTKLIITTSPIKAQEWVKAIETRPNTVTSTASSMANIHQDADHLAELTAEAVVGSTKAREEIMGEWTTGESQLWSRDNIEAMALETNLLPSAYAETCGRRLLSIDPSGGVNDETGIILFGKKGKQAVVLDDFSDKMGLDASYRYIVELAKRHLKPGDFVLFEDNNQKSGPALLRKMATEAGFSMRVIPVTAVKSKYARAEEAFIHCQMGKVKLLRRSDRLETQLVEWEPDLKSSPDRGDAFTQGVNHLLGTKPKQRFNVISLGVL from the coding sequence ATGGGGCGTGGCGCGGGCAAGACTCATGCGGCCTCCACCAACTGCAATCTGCTGGCCGAATATGTCTTCCCCGGCGGCTATGGCATCCTAGTTGGCCCGACATTCAAGCATGTCCGCGACACCATGATCCTTGGGCCTAGCGGCCTCATCAACACCGCGCGCCCTGATTTCGTGCCGCACTTCAAACCCCATGATGCAGCCGTCATTTGGCCGAACGGCACTCGCGCGACCATTTACACCGCTGATGATCCTCAGGGCATCCGTGGTCCATCTCTGAATTTCGGATGGGGCGACGAACTCACGCTTTGGCGCAATGAACGCACCTTCGACAACCTGTTCCGCGCCGTCCGTGAAAAGCACGAACACGGCACCAAGCTGATTATCACAACGTCGCCTATCAAAGCGCAGGAATGGGTGAAGGCAATTGAGACGCGCCCCAACACGGTTACTTCAACGGCATCGTCCATGGCCAATATCCATCAGGACGCGGACCACCTGGCCGAACTGACTGCGGAAGCAGTCGTAGGCAGCACCAAAGCCCGCGAAGAGATCATGGGTGAATGGACGACCGGGGAAAGCCAGCTATGGAGCCGTGACAATATCGAGGCCATGGCGCTCGAAACCAATCTGCTGCCCAGCGCCTATGCCGAAACATGCGGTCGTCGTTTGCTGAGCATCGACCCCAGCGGCGGCGTCAATGACGAAACTGGAATCATTCTATTCGGCAAAAAGGGAAAGCAGGCTGTCGTGCTGGACGACTTCTCCGACAAGATGGGTCTGGATGCATCCTACCGCTACATCGTGGAATTGGCGAAGCGCCACCTCAAGCCCGGCGACTTCGTGCTGTTCGAGGATAACAACCAGAAGTCCGGCCCTGCCCTACTCCGCAAGATGGCGACGGAGGCAGGCTTCTCGATGCGCGTCATTCCCGTGACCGCCGTGAAGAGCAAATATGCCCGTGCGGAAGAAGCCTTCATTCATTGCCAGATGGGCAAGGTGAAACTGCTGCGCCGATCCGATCGACTGGAAACCCAGCTTGTAGAATGGGAGCCAGATTTGAAATCCAGCCCTGACCGTGGCGATGCTTTCACTCAGGGAGTCAACCATCTGCTCGGCACCAAGCCCAAGCAGAGGTTCAACGTCATTAGCCTCGGCGTCCTATGA
- a CDS encoding phage portal protein: MGFFWFKSRDYSKVERPSSRRTVGGMFSTGGLSNVWTDEENFTSRAKQLLYRCPVSRRCFEIRAEKLASITIKIESASKATKKVLSQPNFRDRTMSNLLRVMETDLGLGGDDWLFLNKEIASRPILESLRPDFMYQEPERNRILYDPSKRLTGTSKPELIFTMDPDDFGRTQMVERLIQGSNAYEVIDGAVLQISIYNPLSALQGSGAGDAILADVSAYAAATKLMYARFANGGRKAGWITLPEMENLEDMTDDDWAKLRDTMSRLRDDEELKGLVAGSNFIENQMTFAELDIVEVVKALERRIAMALGVQPVMLGFEGETTGMNMRTADRTFYTGWLKPRAEFILGHLQAFLAEEMGDPKLSLTIDETQLPYLQDDKLEQVDKMAGRGALTFNEYRESMGWPPVEWGNVPIPVAGAGEAFATSSGDKEPQQQPETAKPRVVGHDADTSRRADQRG, translated from the coding sequence GTGGGTTTTTTTTGGTTCAAATCGCGTGATTACAGCAAGGTCGAGAGGCCCAGCAGCCGCCGCACGGTAGGCGGCATGTTCAGCACGGGCGGACTGTCGAACGTCTGGACCGACGAAGAGAATTTCACCAGCCGCGCAAAGCAACTGCTCTATAGATGTCCGGTCAGTCGCCGATGCTTTGAAATCCGCGCTGAGAAGCTGGCCAGCATCACTATCAAGATCGAGAGCGCCAGCAAGGCGACCAAGAAAGTCCTGAGCCAGCCCAATTTCCGTGACCGCACTATGAGCAATTTGCTTCGCGTCATGGAAACGGACCTTGGCCTCGGCGGCGACGATTGGCTGTTCCTCAACAAAGAGATTGCCAGCCGTCCGATCCTCGAAAGCCTACGCCCCGACTTCATGTATCAGGAGCCAGAGCGCAATCGCATCCTCTATGATCCGTCGAAGCGTTTGACCGGGACCAGCAAGCCTGAACTGATCTTCACCATGGACCCGGATGACTTTGGCCGCACGCAGATGGTCGAACGCTTGATCCAAGGCAGCAATGCCTATGAGGTCATCGACGGCGCTGTTCTGCAAATCAGCATCTACAACCCGCTGAGCGCCCTACAAGGGTCAGGAGCCGGCGACGCTATCCTGGCCGATGTGTCGGCATACGCCGCCGCTACGAAGCTCATGTATGCCCGTTTCGCGAATGGCGGTCGCAAGGCCGGGTGGATCACGCTTCCAGAGATGGAAAATCTGGAGGACATGACCGACGATGATTGGGCCAAGCTGCGCGACACGATGTCCCGCCTGCGCGATGACGAAGAGTTGAAAGGCTTGGTTGCCGGGTCCAACTTCATTGAAAACCAGATGACCTTCGCGGAACTGGATATCGTGGAAGTGGTGAAGGCGCTCGAACGCCGTATCGCGATGGCGCTTGGCGTTCAGCCGGTGATGCTTGGCTTTGAGGGCGAAACCACCGGCATGAATATGCGGACGGCGGATCGCACATTCTATACCGGCTGGCTCAAGCCCCGTGCCGAATTCATTCTTGGCCACCTCCAAGCCTTTCTGGCCGAGGAAATGGGCGACCCCAAGCTGTCCCTCACTATTGATGAGACGCAGCTTCCATACCTCCAGGACGATAAGCTGGAACAGGTCGACAAGATGGCCGGTCGCGGCGCGCTGACCTTCAACGAATATAGAGAATCAATGGGCTGGCCGCCGGTCGAATGGGGCAACGTCCCTATTCCCGTTGCCGGTGCTGGCGAGGCGTTCGCCACTTCCAGTGGCGACAAGGAACCCCAGCAGCAGCCCGAAACCGCCAAACCCCGTGTCGTCGGACATGACGCTGATACCAGCCGCCGTGCCGATCAGCGCGGGTGA
- a CDS encoding HK97 family phage prohead protease, whose protein sequence is MTTQFLTKSFKAAPIKENEVEGLASTYGNIDHAGDIVERGAYARTLDRFNSSKKGMPFLAHHRHDRPIGKITELRDSDEGLYFKARFSDSHDGQNVRQQFLDGTLDSFSIGYRVIQKQADRVKDRRVLRLKEIALHEISAVTFPCNELAIISAVKGAISETYSDLSLEDQQRLADFAETLRSVASGTSHGDMLEEVALTPDEIVAEAIKAAAPDDEEEMTKAFEDAWLSYRIKQTFNR, encoded by the coding sequence ATGACCACGCAATTTCTGACCAAGAGTTTCAAGGCCGCTCCTATCAAGGAGAACGAGGTTGAGGGTCTGGCGTCCACCTACGGCAACATCGACCATGCCGGTGATATCGTGGAACGCGGTGCCTACGCCCGCACCCTAGATCGCTTCAACAGCAGCAAGAAGGGAATGCCCTTCCTCGCGCATCACCGTCATGACCGCCCCATCGGCAAGATCACGGAATTGCGCGACAGCGACGAGGGGCTGTATTTCAAAGCCCGCTTCTCAGACAGCCATGATGGTCAAAATGTGCGTCAGCAATTTCTTGATGGCACACTCGACAGCTTCTCCATTGGCTACCGTGTTATTCAGAAACAGGCTGATCGCGTGAAGGATCGTCGTGTCCTTCGCTTGAAGGAAATCGCCCTTCACGAAATCAGCGCGGTCACATTCCCCTGCAACGAACTGGCGATCATCAGCGCCGTCAAAGGCGCGATCAGCGAAACCTACAGCGATTTGAGCCTTGAAGATCAGCAGCGCCTAGCAGACTTCGCGGAGACGCTTCGCTCTGTCGCCAGCGGCACATCGCATGGCGACATGCTGGAAGAAGTCGCGCTCACTCCTGATGAGATTGTCGCAGAAGCGATCAAGGCGGCGGCACCTGATGATGAGGAAGAGATGACCAAGGCATTTGAAGATGCTTGGCTCTCATACCGCATCAAGCAGACATTCAACCGATAA